One stretch of Anolis carolinensis isolate JA03-04 chromosome 3, rAnoCar3.1.pri, whole genome shotgun sequence DNA includes these proteins:
- the LOC100563160 gene encoding cytochrome P450 2J5: MKKLGTGKKSMESQIEVDAQKLIEIFAREKDENFKELIDAIEYIFKFGGSPIHILFEMFPWLMKRLPGPHLKTLESTEVMISFGKKEIHKHKEQLSSHEPKDFIDYYLLHIEKEQKTDPTSIFDEDNLVHCISDLFIAGTHISALFMQWAILLLANRPDIQDKIIKEIEDVLGSSSICYEDHKQLPYTNAVFHEVMRYRFVVLIGTGRQTTKDVNIGSFFIPKETVIIPDMYAILHDPQHWETPEEFNPNHFLDKDGNFVTRKEFLVFGAGARVCLGEQLGRMQYFLFLTNLLKAFHFQLPPGVKELSEDNVVGALLSPKPYKICAVPRKSSS, from the exons ATGAAGAAATTGGGGACAGGGAAAAAAAGCATGGAAAGCCAAATAGAAGTGGATGCCCAGAAGCTCATAGAGATTTTTGCACGTGAAAAGG ATGAAAACTTTAAGGAACTGATTGATGCCATTGAATATATCTTCAAATTTGGAGGATCCCCCATTCATATA TTGTTTGAAATGTTCCCATGGCTCATGAAGCGTCTTCCAGGGCCTCACTTGAAGACCCTAGAGAGCACAGAGGTTATgatttcatttggaaaaaaagaaatacataaacATAAGGAGCAACTGTCCTCCCATGAGCCAAAGGATTTCATTGATTACTACCTGCTACATATAGAGAAA GAACAGAAGACTGATCCTACCTCTATATTTGATGAAGATAACCTGGTTCATTGTATTAGTGACCTCTTTATCGCTGGAACACATATATCTGCATTGTTTATGCAATGGGCAATCCTCCTTTTGGCAAATCGTCCAGATATCCAAG ATAAAATCATCAAGGAGATAGAAGATGTTTTGGGTTCCTCTTCCATCTGCTATGAAGACCATAAGCAGCTGCCTTATACTAATGCTGTGTTTCATGAGGTCATGCGTTACAGATTTGTTGTGTTAATAGGGACTGGAAGGCAAACTACTAAAGACGTGAACATAGGGAGTTTTTTCATCCCAAAG GAGACAGTTATTATTCCTGATATGTATGCTATTCTTCATGATCCTCAGCACTGGGAGACTCCTGAAGAATTCAATCCCAATCATTTTTTGGACAAGGATGGAAATTTTGTTACAAGAAAAGAGTTCCTGGTATTTGGTGCAG GAGCTCGAGTGTGTTTGGGAGAACAGTTGGGGAGGATGCAGTACTTCCTCTTCTTGACCAACTTATTGAAGGCATTCCATTTCCAGCTGCCTCCGGGAGTCAAAGAACTCAGTGAAGATAATGTAGTGGGAGCGTTGCTGTCACCTAAACCTTATAAAATTTGTGCTGTTCCTCGCAAAAGTTCATCATAA